In Thermomonas paludicola, the following are encoded in one genomic region:
- the phaR gene encoding polyhydroxyalkanoate synthesis repressor PhaR, whose amino-acid sequence MSAIRVIKKYPNRRLYDTEISSYITIEDVRQLIVDGETFEVRDAKTGDDLTRQVLLQIITEHEQDGQPMLSTQLLSQLIRFYGDSLQGFMGNYLERSMQTFLEQQQQFRQQMGGLLGQTPWAMLNQLTERNMGLWKEFQQNLGNGLGSAPAAQPDKPRRKPR is encoded by the coding sequence ATGTCTGCGATCCGCGTCATCAAGAAATACCCGAATCGTCGCCTGTACGACACCGAGATTTCCAGCTACATCACGATCGAGGACGTGCGCCAGCTGATTGTCGATGGCGAGACGTTCGAAGTGCGCGACGCCAAGACCGGCGATGATTTGACGCGGCAGGTGCTGCTGCAAATCATCACCGAGCACGAGCAGGACGGGCAGCCGATGCTGTCCACCCAGCTGCTGAGCCAGTTGATCCGGTTCTACGGTGACTCGCTGCAGGGCTTCATGGGCAATTATCTTGAGCGTTCGATGCAGACGTTCCTGGAGCAGCAGCAGCAGTTCCGCCAGCAGATGGGCGGCCTGCTCGGGCAGACGCCCTGGGCCATGCTCAACCAGCTGACCGAGCGCAACATGGGGCTGTGGAAAGAGTTCCAGCAGAACCTTGGCAACGGCCTCGGCAGTGCCCCTGCAGCGCAGCCCGACAAGCCCCGGCGCAAACCACGCTGA
- a CDS encoding tRNA threonylcarbamoyladenosine dehydratase codes for METSLKDRFGGIDRLYGSGALARLSGCHVTVVGIGGVGSWAVEALARSGVGKLTLVDADDLCVSNTNRQLPALEGQYGRAKIEAMAERCRAINPYIVLDLKPQFLTPSNLDDLLGTPVDLVLDACDSFRSKVEMIAWCRRRKQPVITVGSAGGRSDVTQIRVRDLSRTEHDAMLSLIRKKLRGEFNFPKNHDRYFGVPAVYSLENVRYPQADGSVCGVRPQLGKDEALKLDCGAGLGAATHVTGAFAFAAVGKAMEMLLKPKQL; via the coding sequence ATGGAAACCAGTCTGAAGGATCGCTTCGGCGGCATCGACCGCCTGTACGGCAGCGGCGCATTGGCGCGCCTGTCCGGTTGCCACGTCACCGTGGTGGGTATCGGCGGCGTTGGCTCGTGGGCGGTGGAAGCGCTGGCGCGCAGCGGCGTGGGCAAGCTGACCCTGGTCGATGCGGACGATCTGTGCGTGTCCAATACCAACCGGCAGTTGCCGGCGCTGGAAGGGCAATACGGGCGCGCCAAGATCGAGGCGATGGCGGAGCGTTGCCGGGCCATCAATCCGTACATCGTGCTCGACCTGAAGCCGCAGTTCCTCACGCCGTCCAACCTGGACGACCTGCTGGGGACGCCAGTGGACCTGGTGCTGGACGCCTGCGACAGCTTCCGCAGCAAGGTCGAGATGATCGCCTGGTGCCGCCGCCGCAAGCAGCCGGTCATCACTGTCGGCTCCGCCGGCGGGCGCAGCGACGTCACCCAGATCCGCGTCCGCGACCTGTCGCGCACCGAGCATGACGCGATGCTGTCCCTGATCCGCAAGAAGCTGCGCGGCGAGTTCAACTTCCCGAAGAACCACGACCGCTACTTCGGCGTGCCGGCGGTGTATTCGCTGGAGAACGTGCGCTATCCGCAGGCCGACGGCAGCGTCTGCGGCGTGCGCCCGCAGCTGGGCAAGGACGAAGCGCTGAAGCTCGACTGCGGCGCGGGGCTGGGCGCGGCCACCCACGTGACCGGCGCGTTCGCGTTCGCCGCGGTGGGCA
- a CDS encoding M48 family metallopeptidase produces the protein MNQNRVGQRRGGLRLWVLLLFAGYAVWYWVSNRSIDPVTGEPVVIDKNISTEQEKSLGLQAYQQVLRQEQPLPANAPVSRQVRGIAERLIASIPQVTDALAAEHGLQANHIEKSFDWAVTVLQSDQVNAFCLPGGKIAVYTGLLPVAQNPDAIAVVMGHEIAHALLRHGAQRMTRGKLEQLGQVAGAASGMDSGTLQSVMSAYGYGSALPYARKQEVQADELGLMLAASACFDPQASVPLWQRMDQTSAGNAPPEFASTHPSAGSRIQDLQHLMPKALAYRAKFCGEAATAGGMR, from the coding sequence ATGAACCAGAATCGAGTGGGGCAGCGGCGCGGTGGCTTGCGTTTGTGGGTGCTGCTGCTGTTTGCCGGGTACGCGGTTTGGTACTGGGTTTCCAATCGCAGCATCGACCCGGTGACCGGCGAGCCAGTGGTGATCGACAAGAACATCTCGACGGAACAGGAAAAGTCGCTGGGTCTGCAGGCCTACCAGCAGGTACTGCGACAGGAACAGCCGCTGCCTGCCAATGCGCCGGTGTCCAGGCAGGTGCGCGGCATCGCGGAGCGTCTGATTGCCAGTATCCCGCAGGTGACGGATGCGCTGGCGGCTGAGCACGGCCTGCAGGCCAACCACATTGAAAAATCCTTCGACTGGGCGGTGACGGTGTTGCAGTCCGATCAAGTCAATGCGTTTTGCTTGCCTGGCGGCAAGATTGCGGTCTATACCGGGCTGCTGCCGGTTGCGCAGAACCCCGATGCGATCGCCGTGGTGATGGGTCACGAGATCGCCCATGCGCTGTTACGGCACGGCGCGCAGCGGATGACCCGCGGCAAATTGGAGCAGCTGGGGCAGGTGGCGGGCGCTGCCAGCGGAATGGACTCCGGGACGCTGCAAAGCGTGATGTCGGCTTATGGTTATGGCAGCGCGCTGCCCTATGCACGCAAACAGGAAGTCCAGGCCGACGAACTCGGGCTGATGCTGGCCGCCTCGGCCTGCTTCGACCCGCAGGCATCGGTGCCGCTGTGGCAGCGCATGGATCAGACGTCGGCGGGCAATGCGCCGCCGGAATTCGCCTCCACCCATCCCAGTGCCGGCAGCCGCATCCAGGACCTGCAGCACTTGATGCCGAAAGCGTTGGCGTATCGGGCGAAGTTTTGCGGCGAAGCCGCCACCGCCGGCGGCATGCGCTGA
- a CDS encoding formylglycine-generating enzyme family protein, which translates to MHARAVLTALGAGLALAGCKPQAAAPPAPVPPPQVQAPSPAGQAASQGRVSIQGDDALADVLSWSLPAVHIDRPARARAAAARALANGDLFETAHSAVPLLLALQALQPGNAQDARLLERAQLALLAQARSALAAGDDLASLRYAQRMGNVLRSLWPALPQVQSYLDDVDRAGNAFDLCVAGQRALQAGNLDAPGGALALFRKAQALWPAQSRAEQGIAAVEAALIAQAQSRAVAADFNVAYAVLARAERVRADPQTIPAARMRIETTRTDLLRRMRDEGLMALGDVAGLQFARERLADMLRIARPGDAAGAELRQRIDLVSHYGLFRPGQVFTDAMPDGSRGPSLVVLPHGVFHMGAASGEPDASADEQPQHPVRFERGMAMSRHEITVGQFRRFVEASGFVPRATQRGHSMAYDVRSGNFVRGSGIDWRSGYDGRPAAADMPVVHITARDAEAYAQWLSDQTGAHYRLPSEAEFEYALRAGGQGLYPWGNGAPPAGVGNLAGGKDVSPQGRRWNNAFSGYADGWWGPAPVGSFAGNRFGLFDMAGNVSEWVADCWHRGYRRAPANGAAWVNPGCRTRMYRGGAWASAPVQVRSAWRMSGGVDVTNGRVGFRLVRQL; encoded by the coding sequence TTGCACGCACGCGCAGTACTCACGGCATTGGGCGCAGGGCTGGCGCTTGCGGGCTGCAAGCCGCAGGCGGCAGCGCCGCCTGCGCCGGTGCCGCCACCGCAGGTCCAGGCACCGTCCCCTGCCGGGCAGGCCGCATCGCAGGGGCGGGTCAGCATCCAGGGCGATGATGCGCTGGCGGATGTATTGAGCTGGTCGCTGCCCGCGGTGCATATCGACCGTCCCGCGCGCGCGCGCGCGGCCGCCGCGCGCGCGCTGGCGAACGGGGATCTGTTCGAAACGGCGCATTCGGCCGTGCCGCTGCTGCTTGCCCTGCAGGCGCTGCAACCCGGCAATGCGCAGGATGCACGCCTGCTGGAGCGGGCGCAGTTGGCGTTGTTGGCGCAGGCGCGCTCGGCGCTTGCAGCAGGCGATGATCTGGCGTCGCTGCGCTATGCGCAGCGCATGGGCAACGTGCTGCGCAGCCTGTGGCCGGCATTGCCGCAGGTGCAGTCGTATCTGGACGATGTCGATCGTGCCGGCAACGCGTTCGACCTTTGCGTGGCCGGGCAGCGTGCGCTGCAGGCGGGCAATCTGGATGCGCCCGGCGGCGCGTTGGCATTGTTCCGCAAGGCGCAGGCGTTGTGGCCGGCGCAGTCGCGCGCGGAGCAGGGGATTGCCGCAGTCGAGGCCGCGCTGATTGCGCAGGCGCAGTCACGCGCGGTGGCCGCCGATTTCAACGTGGCTTACGCGGTGCTGGCGCGCGCTGAACGCGTTCGCGCGGATCCGCAAACCATCCCCGCGGCGCGCATGCGAATCGAAACCACGCGGACCGATCTGCTGCGGCGAATGCGCGATGAGGGGTTGATGGCGCTGGGCGACGTCGCAGGCCTGCAGTTCGCCCGCGAGCGCCTGGCCGACATGCTGCGCATCGCAAGGCCGGGCGACGCGGCGGGTGCGGAATTGCGCCAGCGCATCGACTTGGTGAGCCACTACGGGCTGTTCCGCCCGGGTCAGGTGTTCACCGATGCCATGCCCGACGGCAGTCGCGGGCCATCGCTGGTCGTGCTTCCGCATGGGGTGTTCCACATGGGGGCGGCATCGGGCGAACCGGACGCCAGTGCCGATGAACAGCCGCAGCATCCGGTCAGATTCGAGCGCGGGATGGCGATGTCCCGGCATGAAATCACGGTGGGGCAGTTCCGCCGTTTCGTCGAGGCCAGCGGCTTCGTGCCGCGCGCGACCCAGCGCGGGCATTCGATGGCCTATGACGTGCGCAGCGGCAATTTCGTGCGCGGCAGCGGGATTGATTGGCGCTCCGGTTACGACGGCCGGCCGGCAGCTGCCGACATGCCGGTGGTCCACATCACTGCGCGTGACGCCGAGGCTTACGCGCAATGGTTGTCTGACCAGACCGGAGCCCATTACCGCCTGCCCAGCGAAGCCGAATTCGAATACGCCCTGCGTGCCGGTGGGCAGGGCTTGTATCCGTGGGGCAACGGCGCGCCGCCGGCGGGCGTGGGCAACCTGGCCGGTGGAAAGGATGTATCGCCACAGGGGCGGCGTTGGAACAACGCGTTTTCCGGCTATGCGGATGGTTGGTGGGGGCCTGCCCCGGTCGGCAGCTTTGCCGGCAATCGATTCGGATTGTTCGACATGGCCGGCAATGTCAGCGAATGGGTCGCGGATTGCTGGCACAGGGGCTATCGGCGTGCGCCGGCAAATGGCGCGGCCTGGGTGAATCCGGGATGCCGCACCCGCATGTATCGTGGGGGCGCATGGGCCAGCGCCCCGGTGCAGGTGCGCTCCGCTTGGCGCATGTCCGGCGGCGTGGACGTCACCAACGGGCGGGTAGGATTCAGGCTGGTGCGACAGCTGTGA